A genomic window from Octopus sinensis unplaced genomic scaffold, ASM634580v1 Contig17447, whole genome shotgun sequence includes:
- the LOC118761795 gene encoding cadherin-23-like produces MNENVFYLVCLLYIKQSVVMSVDITYHVKEEDRPHTYIGDIAVDSNLSHPLKHEQRALITLTQLQRTVESGSHLFNVTNSGKLYTTQTLDAESLCTYNKECSRIVKVAVRKGKTFMKILKVKIIIEDINDYSPEFTDDEIGIKFAEDSLKGNQKKIPYAIDRDITIMNSQISYNIKYHKREPFSLYMAKDNDGVFTPELTLEDKLDREVKDLYILTLEAKDGGNPPRTGTLKVRISVTDVNDNTPVFSQKLYNISINNSHQRHLPILTLKATDQDSGDNGKISYHFNHKTSQNIQKYFVLDKKTGDLFLHDNFYFSKMQSLFIEARDGGNPPLTSVARIHIYVINNQNNVPLINIDFVSPLTESSTAVSEDSEVDSFIAYVMVTDNDSGPNGEVICDLKHDKFKLAKIDSKEYKIIIKGHLDREIRDHYKVSIVCHDMGSPQLESKKYFSVKVTDVNDVEPHFTKETFQFLTYENQKVDFPIGFINATDPDLGDGGQLTYSIINDNNNDNIPFQLTKYGFISTSQPIDREMKDIYKFKVLVKDNGTPSLNDTANIVIEILDKNDNAPYFTFPNNDPYNLDVHYHPHSKKDITILRASDKDTGNNAFLTYGILRSNDKNLFTVNSHTGVFSFSRTVYQNDAGTYELQFIVKDGGTPVQSATTAIILTLFVSNDTSPMLTAVPFQSGHDLNMTWVIIIVAAAVILSVAIVVSITLCVFRCINHTNNSPTTAENPNFLSQTEMRQLLYQTNNPVAITRNAEEIFNRNLQTIKSKSQFFLEMEQTPDEWKFSTTQRRLPPVPQRCDSIHSQGRRTSSIMSYNSDTLTSQKDREASKSNGKTKPYDEIPAEPDITYHVKEEDRPHTYIGDIAVDSNLSHPLTHQQHTLITFTQLQRTVESGSHLFNVTNSGKLYTTQTLDAESLCTYNRECSRIVKVAVRKEEAFMKILKIKILIEDINDHSPEFPQNEVEIGFSESDNDKLDREIKDSYMLTLEAKDGGNPPKTATLKVHISVTDVNDNIPVFPQKLYNISINNSHQRHLPILSLKATDQDSGLNGKVSYYFNHKTSRNIQKYFVLSKKTGDLFLHDNFQFSKMQFYKLFIEARDGGKPPKKSVAAVQIHVVNNQNNVPLINIDFVSPLSESSAAVSEASKIGSFIAYVMVTDNDSGPNGEVICDLKHDKFKLAKIDSKEYKMIVKGHLDREIRDHYKVSIVCHDMGSPQLESKKYFSVKVTDVNDVEPHFTKETFQFLTYENQKVDFPIGFINATDPDLGDGGQLTYSIINDNNNDNIPFQLTKYGFISTSQSIDREMKDIYKFKVLVKDNGTPSLNDTANIVIEILDKNDNAPYFTFPNNDPYNLDVHYHPHSKKDITILRASDKDTGNNAFLTYGILRSNDKNLFTVNSHTGVLSFSRTVYQNDAGTYELQFIVKDGGTPVQSATTAIILTLFVSNDTSPMLTAVPFQSGHDLNMTWVIIIVAAAVILSVAIVVSITLCVFRCINHTNNSPTTAENPNFLSQTEMRQLLYQTNNPVAITRNAEEIFNRNLQTIKSKSQFFLEMEQTPDEWKFSTTQRRLPPVPQRCDSIHSQGRRTSSIMSYNSDTLTSQKDREASKSNGKTKPYDEIPAGPEYTNDNPVAATILKGQQIQDTYLQPTYERQDIIYHVNEEDRLHTYIGDIAVDSNLSHPLTHQQHTLITFTQLQRTVESGSHLFNVTNSGKLYTTQTLDAESLCTYNRECSRIVKVAVRKEEAFMKILKIKILIEDINDHSPEFPQNEEIYNISISNSHQRHLPILTLKASDQDSGDNGKISYHFNHKTSRNIQKYFVLDKNTGDLFLHDNFQFTKMQSYKLFIEARDGGNPPLSSLTKVQIHIINNQNTAPLINIDFVSPLTESSAAVSEASKIGSFIAYVMVTDTDSGPNGEVICDLKHDKFKLAKIDSKEYKMIVKGHLDREIRDHYKVSIVCHDMGSPQLESKKYFSVKVTDVNDVEPHFTKETFQFLTYENQKVDFPIGFINATDPDLGDGGQLTYSIINDNNNDNIPFQLTKYGFISTSQSIDREMKDIYKFNVLVKDNGTPSLNDTANIVIEILDKNDNAPYFTFPNNDPYNLDVHYHPHSKKDITILRASDKDTGNNAFLTYGILRSNDKNLFTVNSHTGVLSFSRTVYQNDAGTYELQFIVKDGGTPVQSATTAIILTLFVSNDTSPMLTAVPFQSGHDLNMTWVIIIVAAAVILSVAIVVSITLCVFRCINHTNNSPTTAENPNFLSQTEMRQLLYQTNNPVAITRNAEEIFNRNLQTIKSKSQFFLEMEQTPDEWKFSTTQRRLPPVPQRCDSIHSQERRTSSIMSYNSDTLTSQKDREASKSNGKTKPYDEIPAEPEYTNDNPVAATILKGQQIQDTYLQPTYFEIDRNKSNVFQQKYGNKREKFQPTRHNKSLHYSSCQHSVIISGLLYSGLLYQVYSSICETVESDLKHGKWTLDNADDNESTAATNNDDYGVGDDEVLLLNITYYVKEEGRPHTYIGDIAVDSNLSHPLTHQQHTLITFTQLQRTVESGSHLFNVTNSGKLYTTQTLDAESLCTYNKECSKIVKVAVRKEETFMKILRIKILIEDINDHSPEFPKNEVQIEFLESHLQGTKISLLNAIDQDISIQNSQITYMIKKSKREPFSLSVEKRYDGVFIPALVLGDKLDRELKDSYMLTLEAKDGGNPPKTAILKVHISVTDVNDNVPVFSQKLYNISISNSHQRHLPIFTLKATDKDSGDNGKISYHFNHKTSRNIQKYFVLNKKTGDLFLHDSFQFSKKQSYKLFIEAQDEGNPHLSSVTKVQIHIINNQNNAPLINIDFVSPLSESSAAVSEASKIGSFIAYVMVTDTDNGPNGEVICDLKHDKFKLAKIDSKEYKMIVKGHLDREIRDHYKVSIVCHDMGSPQLESKKYFSVKVTDVNDVEPHFTKEAFQFLTYENQKVDFPIGFINATDPDLGDGGQLTYSIINDNNNDNIPFQLTKYGFISTSQPIDREMKDIYKFKVLVKDNGTPSLNDTANIVIEILDKNDNAPYFTFPNNDPYNLDVHYHPHSKKDITILRASDKDTGNNAFLTYGILRSNDKNLFTVNSHTGVLSFSRTVYQNDAGTYELQFIVKDGGTPVQSATTAIILTLLLVM; encoded by the exons ATGAATGAAAACGTTTTTTACTTGGTGTGTTTGCTATATATAAAACAGTCTGTTGTAATGTCTGTAGACATCACCTACCACGTCAAGGAAGAAGACAGACCTCACACCTATATAGGAGACATTGCTGTTGACTCCAACTTATCACACCCTCTCAAACATGAGCAACGCGCTCTCATTACACTTACACAACTACAAAGGACAGTCGAGAGTGGTTCTCACTTATTTAATGTCACCAACTCAGGAAAACTATACACTACTCAAACACTGGATGCTGAGTCTCTGTGTACATACAACAAGGAATGTTCCAGAATAGTTAAAGTAGCAGTGAGGAAAGGAAAAACTTTCATGAAGATTTTgaaggtgaaaataataatagaagacaTCAATGACTATTCTCCAGAATTTACGGATGATGAAATAGGTATCAAGTTTGCAGAAGATAGTCTGAaaggaaatcagaaaaaaattccatatgCTATAGACAGAGATATTACCATCATGAATTCCCAAATTTcatataacataaaatatcataaaagagaaccattttctttgtatatggcaaaagataatgatggtgtttttacacctgAACTGACTTTAGAAGACAAATTAGACAGGGAAGTAAAAGATTTGTATATATTGACCTTAGAGGCTAAAGATGGTGGGAACCCTCCCAGAACAGGTACACTCAAGGTACGCATATCTGTGACAGATGTTAATGATAACACACCTGTATTTTCACAGAAACTCtataatatctctataaataattCACATCAAAGACATTTACCAATTCTTACTTTAAAAGCCACAGATCAAGATTCTGGAGACAATGGAAAGATTTCTTACCAtttcaaccataaaacatctcaaaatatccagaaatattttgtattggATAAGAAAACTGGAGATTTATTTTTACATGATAATTTTTACTTTAGTAAGATGCAGTCTTTATTTATAGAAGCAAGAGATGGTGGGAATCCACCTCTAACGTCGGTAGCCAGAATTCACATTTATGTAATTAATAACCAAAACAATGTTCCGttgataaatatagattttgtGTCTCCTTTAACAGAGAGTTCCACTGCAGTTTCAGAAGACAGTGAAGTAGATAGTTTTATAGCTTATGTTATGGTCACTGACAATGATAGTGGACCTAATGGTGAGGTTATCTGTGATTTAAAACATGATAAATTTAAACTTGCCAAAATAGATTCTAAAGAATATAAGATAATTATTAAGGGCCATCTTGACAGAGAAATAAGGGACCACTATAAAGTATCTATTGTGTGTCATGACATGGGGTCACCTCAactagaaagtaaaaaatatttctctgtcaaAGTAACTGATGTCAATGATGTAGAACCACATTTTACCAAAGAGACATTCCAATTCCTCACCTATGAAAACCAGAAAGTTGACTTCCCTATTGGCTTCATCAATGCTACAGACCCTGATCTTGGAGATGGAGGCCAACTTACATATTCTAtcatcaatgataacaacaatgataacattccTTTCCAACTGACAAAATATGGATTTATTTCTACATCACAACCAATAGATCGAGAAATGAAAGACATCTATAAGTTCAAGGTTTTAGTGAAAGATAATGGAACACCTTCTCTCAATGACACTGCCAATATTGTTATTGAGATtctagataaaaatgataatgctccGTATTTTACGTTTCCTAATAATGACCCTTACAATCTCGATGTCCACTACCATCCACACAGTAAGAAGGACATCACAATTCTGAGAGCATCTGACAAAGACACTGGAAACAATGCTTTCCTCACATATGGAATACTGAGATCCAATGATAAAAACCTGTTTACAGTGAACTCACACACTGGTGTGTTTTCTTTCTCTCgcacagtttaccaaaatgatgcagGAACATATGAGCTGCAGTTTATAGTGAAAGACGGTGGTACTCCAGTTCAATCAGCAACAACTGCTATCATACTAACACTGTTTGTTAGTAATGATACATCTCCAATGTTGACTGCTGTGCCATTCCAGTCTGGTCACGACCTGAATATGACTTGGGTAATTATCATTGTAGCAGCAGCTGTAATACTATCTGTGGCTATTGTAGTGTCCATAACACTGTGTGTTTTCAGATGTATTAATCACACAAATAACTCACCCACAACAGCAGAgaatcccaactttctctctcagacTGAGATGAGACAATTACTGTATCAGACTAACAATCCTGTTGCAATAACGAGAAATGCAGAAGAGATATTTAACCGAAATCTTCAGACAATAAAATCTAAAAGTCAGTTTTTTCTGGAGATGGAACAGACACCAGATGAGTGGAAATTCTCAACAACACAAAGGAGACTTCCACCTGTGCCTcag AGATGTGATTCAATCCATAGTCAAGGACGTCGTACCAGTTCCATCATGTCTTACAACAGTGACACCTTAACATCCCAAAAGGACAGAGAAGCTAGCAAGAGTAATGGCAAGACTAAACCATATGATGAGATACCTGCAGAACCAG ATATTACATACCATGTCAAGGAAGAAGACAGACCTCACACCTATATAGGAGACATTGCTGTTGACTCCAACTTATCACACCCTCTCACACATCAACAACACACTCTCATTACATTTACACAACTACAAAGGACAGTCGAGAGTGGTTCTCACTTATTTAATGTCACCAACTCAGGAAAACTATACACTACTCAAACACTGGATGCTGAGTCTCTGTGTACATACAACAGGGAATGTTCCAGAATAGTTAAAGTAGCAGTGAGGAAAGAAGAAGCATTTATGAAAattctcaaaataaaaatattaatagaagaCATCAATGACCATTCACCAGAATTTCCACAAAATGAAGTTGAAATTGGATTTTCTGAAAGCGATA ACGACAAATTAGACAGGGAAATAAAAGATTCATATATGTTGACCCTGGAAGCCAAAGATGGAGGGAACCCACCCAAAACAGCTACACTCAAGGTACATATATCTGTGACAGATGTCAATGATAACATACCTGTATTTCCTCAGAAActttacaacatttctatcaaTAATTCACATCAAAGACATTTACCAATTCTTTCTTTAAAAGCCACAGATCAAGATTCTGGACTCAATGGAAAGGTTTCATATTAtttcaaccataaaacatctcgaaatattcagaaatattttgtattaagtaAGAAAACTGGAGATTTATTTTTACATGATAATTTTCAGTTTAGTAAAATGcagttttataagttatttattgaAGCAAGAGATGGAGGAAAGCCACCCAAAAAATCTGTTGCAGCAGTTCAGATTCACGTAGTCAATAATCAGAATAATGTtccattgataaatatagattttgtatCTCCTTTATCAGAGAGCTCAGCAGCAGTTTCAGAAGCAAGTAAAATTGGTAGTTTTATAGCTTATGTTATGGTCACTGACAATGATAGTGGACCTAATGGTGAGGTTATCTGTGATTTAAAACATGATAAATTTAAACTTGCCAAAATAGattctaaagaatataaaatgattgTTAAGGGCCATCTTGACAGAGAAATAAGGGATCACTATAAAGTATCTATTGTGTGTCATGACATGGGGTCACCTCAactagaaagtaaaaaatatttctctgtcaaAGTAACTGATGTCAATGATGTAGAACCACATTTTACCAAAGAGACATTCCAATTCCTCACCTATGAAAACCAGAAAGTTGACTTCCCTATTGGCTTCATCAATGCTACAGACCCTGATCTTGGAGATGGAGGCCAACTTACATATTCTAtcatcaatgataacaacaatgataacattccTTTCCAACTGACAAAATATGGATTTATTTCTACATCACAATCAATAGATCGAGAAATGAAAGACATCTATAAGTTCAAGGTTTTAGTGAAAGATAATGGAACACCTTCTCTCAATGACACTGCCAATATTGTTATTGAGATtctagataaaaatgataatgctccGTATTTTACGTTTCCTAATAATGACCCTTACAATCTCGATGTCCACTACCATCCACACAGTAAGAAGGACATCACAATTCTGAGAGCATCTGACAAAGACACTGGAAACAATGCTTTCCTCACATATGGAATACTGAGATCCAATGATAAAAACCTGTTTACAGTGAACTCACACACTGGTGTGTTATCTTTCTCTCGCACAGTTTACCAAAACGATGCAGGAACATATGAGCTGCAGTTTATAGTGAAAGACGGTGGTACTCCAGTTCAATCAGCAACAACTGCTATCATACTAACACTGTTTGTTAGTAATGATACATCTCCAATGTTGACTGCTGTGCCATTCCAGTCTGGTCACGACCTGAATATGACTTGGGTAATTATCATTGTAGCAGCAGCTGTAATACTATCTGTGGCTATTGTAGTGTCCATAACACTGTGTGTTTTCAGATGTATTAATCACACAAATAACTCACCCACAACAGCAGAgaatcccaactttctctctcagacTGAGATGAGACAATTGCTGTATCAGACTAACAATCCTGTTGCAATAACGAGAAATGCAGAAGAGATATTTAACCGAAATCTTCAGACAATAAAATCTAAAAGTCAGTTTTTTCTGGAGATGGAACAGACACCAGATGAATGGAAATTCTCAACAACACAAAGGAGACTTCCACCTGTGCCTCAG AGATGCGATTCAATCCATAGTCAAGGACGTCGTACCAGTTCCATCATGTCTTACAACAGTGACACCTTAACATCCCAAAAGGACAGAGAAGCTAGCAAGAGTAATGGCAAGACTAAGCCATATGATGAGATACCTGCAGGACCAG AATATACCAATGACAATCCAGTGGCAGCCACAATACTAAAGGGACAACAAATACAAGATACCTATCTACAGCCAACATA TGAAAGACAGG ATATTATATACCATGTCAATGAAGAAGACAGACTTCACACCTATATAGGAGACATTGCTGTTGACTCTAACTTATCACACCCTCTCACACATCAACAACACACTCTCATTACATTTACACAACTACAAAGGACAGTCGAGAGTGGTTCTCACTTATTTAATGTCACCAACTCAGGAAAACTATACACTACTCAAACACTGGATGCTGAGTCTCTGTGTACATACAACAGGGAATGTTCCAGAATAGTTAAAGTAGCAGTGAGGAAAGAAGAAGCATTTATGAAAattctcaaaataaaaatattaatagaagaCATCAATGACCATTCTCCAGAATTTCCACAAAATGAA GAAATCTACAACATCTCTATAAGTAATTCACATCAAAGACATTTACCAATTCTTACTTTAAAAGCTTCAGATCAAGATTCTGGAGACAATGGAAAGATTTCTTATCAtttcaaccataaaacatctcgaaatatccagaaatattttgttttagataaGAACACTGGAGATTTGTTTTTACATGACAATTTTCAGTTTACTAAAATGCagtcttataaattatttattgaagcACGAGATGGAGGAAATCCACCCTTAAGTTCTTTAACCAAAGTCCAGATTCACATTATTAATAACCAGAATACTGCtccattgataaatatagattttgtatCTCCTTTAACAGAGAGTTCAGCAGCAGtttctgaagcaagtaaaattggTAGTTTTATAGCTTATGTTATGGTCACTGACACTGATAGTGGACCTAATGGTGAGGTTATCTGTGATTTAAAACATGATAAATTTAAACTTGCCAAAATAGattctaaagaatataaaatgattgTTAAGGGCCATCTTGACAGAGAAATAAGGGACCACTATAAAGTATCTATTGTGTGTCATGACATGGGGTCACCTCAactagaaagtaaaaaatatttctctgtcaaAGTAACTGATGTCAATGATGTAGAACCACATTTTACCAAAGAGACATTCCAATTCCTCACCTACGAAAACCAGAAAGTTGACTTCCCTATTGGCTTCATCAATGCTACAGACCCTGATCTTGGAGATGGAGGCCAACTTACATATTCTAtcatcaatgataacaacaatgataacattccTTTCCAACTGACCAAATATGGATTCATTTCTACATCACAATCAATAGATCGAGAAATGAAAGATATCTATAAGTTCAACGTTTTAGTGAAAGATAATGGAACACCTTCTCTCAATGACACTGCCAATATTGTTATTGAGATtctagataaaaatgataatgctccGTATTTTACGTTTCCTAATAATGACCCTTACAATCTCGATGTCCACTACCATCCACACAGTAAGAAGGACATCACAATTCTGAGAGCATCTGACAAAGACACTGGAAACAATGCTTTCCTCACATATGGAATACTGAGATCCAATGATAAAAACCTGTTTACAGTGAACTCACACACTGGTGTGTTATCTTTCTCTCgcacagtttaccaaaatgatgcagGAACATATGAGCTGCAGTTTATAGTGAAAGACGGTGGTACTCCAGTTCAATCAGCAACAACTGCTATCATACTAACACTGTTTGTTAGTAATGATACATCTCCAATGTTGACTGCTGTGCCATTCCAGTCTGGTCACGACCTGAATATGACTTGGGTAATTATCATTGTAGCAGCAGCTGTAATACTATCTGTGGCTATTGTAGTGTCCATAACACTGTGTGTTTTCAGATGTATTAATCACACGAATAACTCACCCACAACAGCAGAgaatcccaactttctctctcagacTGAGATGAGACAATTACTGTATCAGACTAACAATCCTGTTGCAATAACGAGAAATGCAGAAGAGATATTTAACCGAAATCTTCAGACAATAAAATCTAAAAGTCAGTTTTTTCTGGAGATGGAACAGACACCAGATGAGTGGAAATTCTCAACAACACAAAGGAGACTTCCACCTGTGCCTCAG AGATGTGACTCAATCCATAGTCAAGAACGTCGCACCAGTTCCATTATGTCTTACAACAGTGACACCTTAACATCCCAAAAGGACAGAGAAGCTAGCAAGAGTAATGGCAAGACTAAACCATATGATGAGATACCTGCAGAACCAG AATATACCAATGACAATCCAGTGGCAGCCACAATACTAAAGGGACAACAAATACAAGATACCTATCTACAGCCAACATA TTTTGAAATTGATcgaaacaaaagcaatgtattccaacagaaatacggtaacaaaagagAGAAATTCCAACCAACAAGACACAATAAA AGTCTGCATTATTCAAGCTGTCAACATTCTGTCATCATTTCTGGTTTATTATATTCAGGATTACTTTATCAAGTATATTCATCTATTTGTGAGACTGTAGAATCAGATTTGAAG catggaaaatggacattagataATGCTGATGACAATGAGTCCACTGCCGCCACCAACAATGACGActatggtgttggtgatgatgaagtACTTCTCTTAA ATATTACATACTATGTCAAGGAAGAAGGCAGACCTCACACCTATATAGGAGACATTGCTGTTGACTCCAACTTATCACACCCTCTCACACATCAACAACACACTCTCATTACATTTACACAACTACAAAGGACAGTCGAGAGTGGTTCTCACTTATTTAATGTCACCAACTCAGGAAAACTATACACTACTCAAACACTGGATGCTGAGTCTCTGTGTACATACAACAAGGAATGTTCCAAAATTGTCAAAGTAGCAGTGAGGAAAGAAGAAACTTTTATGAAGATTCTaaggataaaaatattaatagaagaCATCAATGACCACTCACCAGAATTCCCAAAGAATGAAGTTCAAATTGAATTTCTTGAGAGTCACCTTCAAGGTACTAAAATCTCACTTTTAAATGCCATTGATCAAGATATTTCAATACAGAATTCACAAATAACATATATGattaagaaaagtaaaagagaaccATTTTCTCTCTCAGTTGAAAAGCGATATGATGGTGTTTTCATACCAGCTCTAGTTTTAGGAGACAAATTAGACAGGGAACTCAAAGATTCATATATGTTGACTCTGGAAGCTAAAGATGGAGGAAACCCTCCCAAAACAGCTATACTCAAGGTACACATATCTGTGACAGATGTCAATGATAATGTACCTGTATTTTCACAGAAACTTTACAACATCTCTATAAGTAATTCACATCAAAGACATTTGCCAATTTTTACTTTAAAGGCCACAGATAAAGATTCTGGAGACAATGGAAAGATTTCTTACCATTTCAACCACAAAACCTCTCGaaatatccagaaatattttgtattaaataagaAGACTGGAGATCTGTTTTTACATGACAGCTTTCAATTTAGTAAAAAGCaatcatataaattatttattgaagcACAGGATGAAGGAAATCCACATTTAAGTTCTGTAACCAAAGTCCAGATTCACATTATTAATAACCAGAATAATGCtccattgataaatatagattttgtatCTCCTTTATCAGAGAGCTCAGCAGCAGTTTCAGAAGCAAGTAAAATTGGTAGTTTTATAGCTTATGTTATGGTCACTGACACCGATAATGGACCTAATGGTGAGGTTATCTGTGATTTAAAACATGATAAGTTTAAACTTGCCAAAATAGattctaaagaatataaaatgattgTTAAGGGTCATCTTGACAGAGAAATAAGGGACCACTATAAAGTATCTATTGTGTGTCATGACATGGGGTCACCTCAactagaaagtaaaaaatatttctctgtcaaAGTAACTGATGTCAATGATGTAGAACCACATTTTACCAAAGAGGCATTCCAATTCCTCACCTATGAAAACCAGAAAGTTGACTTCCCTATTGGCTTCATCAATGCTACTGACCCTGATCTTGGAGATGGAGGCCAACTTACATATTCTAtcatcaatgataacaacaatgataacattccTTTCCAACTGACAAAATATGGATTCATTTCTACATCACAACCAATAGATCGAGAAATGAAAGACATCTATAAGTTCAAGGTTTTAGTGAAAGATAATGGAACACCTTCTCTCAATGACACTGCCAATATTGTTATTGAGATtctagataaaaatgataatgctccGTATTTTACGTTTCCTAATAATGACCCTTACAATCTCGATGTCCACTACCATCCACACAGTAAGAAGGACATCACAATTCTGAGAGCATCTGACAAAGACACTGGAAACAATGCTTTCCTCACATATGGAATACTGAGATCCAATGATAAAAACCTGTTTACAGTGAACTCACACACTGGTGTGTTATCTTTCTCTCgcacagtttaccaaaatgatgcagGAACATATGAGCTGCAGTTTATAGTGAAAGACGGTGGTACTCCAGTTCAATCAGCAACAACTGCTATCATACTAACACTGTTGTTAGTAATG